A stretch of DNA from Dehalobacterium formicoaceticum:
ATCCTGGGGCAACTTTTTGGCAAAATCAGTGTAGTAGTCTCTGCTCTTCATTCTGCCATCGCAGCCTGCCATCACGAAGAACCTCTTTACGGCACCGGATTTCACTGCATCTACCACTTTGTCTGCCAAAGCAAAAACCTGTTCATGGGCAAAACCACCGACGATGGATCCCGTTTCGATTTCCTTAGGTGCTTTTAGAGTTTTGGCCAGCTTGATGATTTCGGAAAAATCCTTTTTGCCCTGGACATCTGCTTCAATATGCTGGCAGCCGGGAAAGCCGGAAGCACCGGTGGTGAAGATTCTGGCTTTTAATTCCTCACTTTTCGGCGGAACGATGCAGTTGGTGGTAAAGAGAATCGGCCCGTGGAAGGACTCAAACTCCGTTGCCTGTTTCCACCAAGCGTTGCCGTAGTTACCTACCAGATGATCGTACTTTTTGAAGGCCGGATAGTAGTGGGCAGGAAGCATCTCGCTATGGGTGTAGACATCCACCCCGGTACCTTTGGTCTGCTTCAAAAGCTGTTCCAGATCCGTCAGATCATGGCCGGAAACCAGAATAGCCGGATTCTTTCTTACACCTATATTCACCTGGGTGATTTCTGGATTGCCGTATTTGGAAGTATTGGCTTCATCCAGCAAAGCCATCACGCTCACACCGTGTTCACCTGTTTTTAGGGTCAAGGCCACCAGATCATCAGCAGAGAGGCTGTCATCGAGGGTGGCAGCCAAAGCCTGGTAGGTAAAGGCATAGAGTTCATCCTTTTCTTTGCCCAGGTTTACCGCATGATGGGCATAAGCCGCCAGACCTTTCAAGCCGTAAGTGATTAGTTCTCTCAAAGAGCGTACATCTTCGTTTTCAGTGGCAAGTACGCCT
This window harbors:
- the hcp gene encoding hydroxylamine reductase; translated protein: MSMFCYQCQEAAKGTGCKVKGVCGKNEQVANLQDILIYTLKGVAEIVVKGNLDVRDFRQVNQQVFNSLFMTITNANFDENAIEKEIKKMIAMRNDLRGRLFVETPKSGFFQRIFGGKSEAPDPAVVYKLHDAATFEVNTREDMLKKSGTVGVLATENEDVRSLRELITYGLKGLAAYAHHAVNLGKEKDELYAFTYQALAATLDDSLSADDLVALTLKTGEHGVSVMALLDEANTSKYGNPEITQVNIGVRKNPAILVSGHDLTDLEQLLKQTKGTGVDVYTHSEMLPAHYYPAFKKYDHLVGNYGNAWWKQATEFESFHGPILFTTNCIVPPKSEELKARIFTTGASGFPGCQHIEADVQGKKDFSEIIKLAKTLKAPKEIETGSIVGGFAHEQVFALADKVVDAVKSGAVKRFFVMAGCDGRMKSRDYYTDFAKKLPQDTIILTAGCAKYKYNKLDLGDIGGIPRVLDAGQCNDSYSLALIALKLKEVFDLKDINDLPIAYNIAWYEQKAVIVLLALLYLGVKNIHLGPTLPAFLSPNVAKVLVENFGIAGIGSVDEDIALFMAQ